The window CCGGCGTAGGCGAGGGTCTCGGACCACAGCTCGGCGTAGGTGGTGCGGTGGTCGCCGACGATGACGGCGACGTCGTCCGGGTACCGCGCGGCGGACTCGGCCAGGATCGCGGCGACCGAGGCGGTGGCTCGGGTCGGTCTGGGGGTGCCGTGGTGAGCGGCGGTGGTGGGCTCGGTGCGCGTCATTCCGGTCTCCGTCTTCGGTGACGAGTGGTTCCCCGGATCATACGTGCGGTCAGAACGTCGTGCGCTCCTCGAACACCGACATGATCATGGCCGCACCGAGCCGCGCGCTCCGGGCGGGCTTCGCCGAGCCCTGCACGGCTGACTCCACCCGGGCGCCCTCGACCAGCAGCGACAGGGTCTCGGCGATGTGCGCCGGCATGTCCGCACGGGTGCACAGCAACGTGAGGTGGCTCTCGACGTCGCGGAAGTGCTCGGCTGCGAGCGCGGCGATCTCCGGGTCCTGCCGTCCGAGCTCGGCGTGTCCGTTGATGAACGCGCAGCCGCGCCACCCCTCGTCCGCGAAGCACTCCTCCAGGTAGCTGAAGATGCCGAGGATCTCGTCGCGGGGATCCGCCGAGGTGGTGGCGATGTGGTCCAGGGCCCGACGCCACGCGCCGTGCCAGCGTCGCAGGACCGCCACCACGAGCGCCTGCTTGGACGGGTAGGCCGCCGTCAGCTCGTCCACGCTCATGCCCGCGTGCGCGGCGACGTCCTCGAAGCGCACCGGGATCACGCCGTGCGCCGTGAAGAGGTCGTCGGCGGCCTTGGATGCGGTGCGCTGCGCGGTCGTCTCGACGGCCGGGGGCGTGAGTGTGAGGAGCGTCATGCTTCCAGACGTTCCTGTTCCGCGAAGAGCGCCGTCATGTCGATGGCCTGGGTGCGGACGTCCTCGACCGCGGAGCCGTCGCGGATCACGCGGAGAGCCCGAGCACGGCGGCGGCGGAAGCGAGGGCGCTCACGGAGACGATGCCGGTGCTGACCGCGGCGATCTGCAGCATGCGCTGACGCTGGAGGTCCCGGAGTTCCGTGAAGGTACCGCGGTGGCGGTCCTGTCGGCTCGTCACCGAGACCGACTCGAAGGCCTGCCTCGGTGCGCTGATGGGATGGACCGGGATTGCGGTCAAGGCGGTCATGGCGTCCTCGTGTTCTCCTGCGCGGCCCGATGCCACCGGATGAGTCGACCGTAGGAGCAGCGGGACCGGCCGTGTGCGCCAGGACCGAGGAGTCGGCGGATCGCGGATGTCGGACGCAGCCCGGCGGTCGGAATCCGGACATCGCCGCACCGGATCCAGCATCCGTTCCACGCGCTGGAGGCCGTCGGGAGCGCTTCTCGGACAGCGGTGCGGACGGCTGGCCCCCGGTCCGTCACACTGCACTCGGTGAACCGATGACAGATGAACGAGCGCGCGTGCAGGACGACGTCCGGTCCGCTGACGTCGACGAAGCACGCGACTTCCTGGTCGGGGCGTACGACGCCTCCGAGTGGCGCGCCGAGACCACCGCGCAGCCCTTCACGTTCCGGTACTCGGCGGTCGGCGACACCACGATGACGTTGCGCGCGATCCGGTTCGACGGGCACCTGAACGGCGTGATGACCCCGTCGGACGACTTCGTGGTGCAGTGGATCACCCGCGGCACCGGCTTCATCGGCGAGGGCGACGACCGCCTCGTCAGCGCCCCGGGCCGACCACAGCTGTGGCCGCAGGACGGCGCCGCGTTCACCTACCAGGACTACGACCAGCGGCTCGTCCAGATCAACCGGGCTTCGCTCGAGGAGGTCGCCGGCGAACGCGGCGCGGCCTCGGGCGCCGTGCAACTCGACCACACCGTGCAGCCCGACGACCGCGCGGTGACGATGTGGCGGAACACGGTCAAGCTCATCTCGCACACCGTGCTCGACCGGCAGGTCTCGCCGCTCCTGCAGGCGGAGATGGGCCGGCTGGGAGCGCTGGCCCTGCTCGAGCTCTACCCGGTCGTCTCGGCCACCCTGCCGGACGAGCTCCTGCTCCCGCGCAACGCGCACATCCGCCGAGCCGTCGAGTACGTGCACGAGCACGCGCACCTGCCGATCACGAGCACCGACCTGGCCGAGGTCGCCTCCCTGAGTCTGCGTGCACTGCAGCAGGCGTTCCAGCGGCAGCTCGGCGTCAGCCCGAACGGCTACCTGCGCGGGGTCCGTCTCGACCGGGTGCGCGACGAGCTCCTGCACGCCGACCCGGCGGCGACGAGCATCGCCGAGGTGGCCCGGCAGTGGGGGTTCGCCCACGCCGGCCGGTTCTCGGCCGCGTACCTCGACCGGCACGGCGAGTACCCCCGGGACACGATGCGGCGGGCGTGACACCCCGATGGTGGTGACGTGAGCGCGCTCACCCCAGCGCGCGGAGGAACGCCACCTGCCGCTCCCACTGCCGGAAGCCGCCGCCCTCGTGCCCGTTGTACGGGTACACCTCGATCTCGCGGGAAGCCGACCCGAGCGCGTTGAAGGCGGCGAAGGTGGTGCGCGGCGGGACGACGTCGTCCATCAGGGCCACGGAGAACAGCGCCGGTGCGGTGATGCCGGCTGCGTGGTTCACCCCGTCGAAGTACGCCGCGGTGTCCCACACGGTGTCGGCTGCGTCGCGGTGCACGGACAGGTAGGTCGCGAGTTCCAGGTACGGGCCGCCGACGGCGACGTCCGTGCCGCCCTCCCAGTCGCACAGGAACGCGACGTCGGGCAGCACCGCGGTGATCGGTCCGACGTGGGCCTCGACCAGGGCGGCGGCGGCGATGGCGATGCCGCCGCCCTGGCTGCCGCCGGTCAGGGCGATGCGTGCCGGGTCGACGCCGGGCAGTGTCCGCACGGCGTCGACCAGGCGGACGGCGTCGGTGTACACGCGGCGGTAGTAGTGGTCGGCGGGGGAGCCGATGCCGCTCGTCATCCACCCGCTCGCGTGCGGTCCGGAGCCGTGCGGGTCGGGGGTGTCGCCGCCGGCCCACCCGCTGCCCTGGCCGCGGGTGTCCATGACGACGTGCACGTACCCGGCGAGGGCCCAGTGCACCCGTTCGCCGGGGCGCCCGCGGCCGCCGCCGTAGCCGAGGAACTCGACGACGACGGGCAGCGCGGTGTCACGACCGGCGAGCGGACGGGAGACCCAGGCGCGCACCGGGTCGCCGGCGAAGCCCGGGAACGTCAGGTCCTCGACGACGAGTCCGGTCACCGGGGTGTCGGCCGGAGCGAGGACGGGAGCCGTCCCTGCTCCGGCCGCCCGGGCCGCGGTGATCGTGTCCGCCCAGAACGCGTCGAAGTCTGCCGGTCTCCGGACCGCGGGGCGGTACCGACGGAGTTCGTCGAGCGGGAGGTCGGTGCGTGCCATGGGTCTCCTCGGTCAGCGCGTCGCAGCGCGGTACTGCTCGAGCACCTCGGGGTGCGGGTCCGCCGGCACGGTCGTCGTCGCGGCGTCCCACGTCGGCAGCGTGCCGGTCAGCACCCATGCTGCCTGCCGCGCGGCCCCGGACGCCACGTACTCGCCGGGTTCCGGGATCAGCACGTCCCGCCCGAACACCTGCGCGGCGACGGTCCGGACGGCTTCGTTCCGTGCCGCGCCGCCGATGAGCAGCAGTCGCGAGACGGTCACGCCGGTGCCCTCGACCGCGGCGAGCCCGTCGGCCAGCGCGCACAGCATGCCCTCCACCGCGGCGCGCGCCAGGTGCGGTCGGTCCGTCGTGCCCGGGGTCATCCCGAGCAGCGAGGCGGTCGCGTCCGGCCGGTTGGGCGTGCGCTCGCCGACGAAGTACGGCACCAGGACCAGGCCGTCGGCCCCGGCGGGCGCCTGCAGCGCCAGCTCGCCGAGCGCGTCGTGGTCGACGCCGAGCAGGCCGCCGATCACCTCGAGCACGCGGGCCGCGTTGAGCGTCGTGACGATCGGGAGGCGCGACCCGGTTCCGTCGGCGAAGCCCGCCACGGTCCCGCTCGGGTCCAGGACGTCGGTACCGGTGACGCCGAAGACCGTTCCGCTGGTCCCCAGGGACACCGCGACGTCGCCCGGCCCGAGCCCGAGGCCGAGCGCCGCCCCGGCGTTGTCGCCGAGTCCTGCGCCGACGAGCAGGCCGGCCGGCGCGGCCCGGCCGCTCGGCAGTGTCACGTCGACGGTGAGCGTCCCCATCGCCTCGTCGTGCGCGACGACGCGTGGCACGACGACGGTGTCCGCGGCCGGCTCCGACCCGGCGACGCGCATCGGGCGGCCGAGCGCCCGTTCGAACAGCTCCGGGTCGTACTCCCGGCGCACCGGGTCCCAGTACGCCGTGCCGCTGGCGTCGGACGCGTCCGTCGCCAGGGCGTCGAGGTCGGGGCCGAGCGCACTGTCGTCGGCCGGGCCGTAGCCGCGCAGCCGCCACGACAACCAGTCGTGGGGGAGCGCGACGGCCGCGACGCGACCGGCGTTGTCCGGCTCGGCGTCGCGGAGCCACCGCAGCTTGGTGCCGGTGAACGACGCCACCGGCACCAGGCCCGTCCGCTCGACCCAGGACTCCCGCCCCAGCTCGTCGACCATCTGCGCGGCCGCGTCCGCACTGCGCACGTCGTTCCAGAGCAGGGCGTCGCGCACCACGCGGCCGTCGGCGTCGAGCGCGACCATGCCGTGCTGCTGGCCGGCGATCGCGACGGCACCGACGTCGTCGAGGCCACCGGCGTCGGCGACCGCCGCGCCGAGGGCGTCCCACCAGTGGCGGGGGTCGACGGACGTGCCGTCCGGGTGGGACGCACGCCCCTCACGGACGACGGCGCCCGTCGCGGCGTCGCGGACGGTGACCTTGCAGGACTGGGTCGACGAGTCGACGCCGGCGACGAGCTGTGTCATCCCCGCCGCCCGTCAGCGCGCGCCGAGCAGGTGCTCGATGGCGAGCTGCTGCAGCCGGACGAAGCCGAAGCCCTTGCCGCCGAAGTACGCGTCGGCGTCGAAGTCCTCGTACGCCGAACGGTCGGACAGGAAGGCGTCGTAGGACTCGCCGTCGTTCAGGGTCGGCGTGCTGAGCTCCCCGACCTTCGAGGCCTCGAGTGCGGCCTGCACCTCGGGGTCGGCGCGGAAGGCCTGCGCGCGCTCCTTGAGGAGCAG of the Curtobacterium sp. TC1 genome contains:
- a CDS encoding xylulokinase — its product is MTQLVAGVDSSTQSCKVTVRDAATGAVVREGRASHPDGTSVDPRHWWDALGAAVADAGGLDDVGAVAIAGQQHGMVALDADGRVVRDALLWNDVRSADAAAQMVDELGRESWVERTGLVPVASFTGTKLRWLRDAEPDNAGRVAAVALPHDWLSWRLRGYGPADDSALGPDLDALATDASDASGTAYWDPVRREYDPELFERALGRPMRVAGSEPAADTVVVPRVVAHDEAMGTLTVDVTLPSGRAAPAGLLVGAGLGDNAGAALGLGLGPGDVAVSLGTSGTVFGVTGTDVLDPSGTVAGFADGTGSRLPIVTTLNAARVLEVIGGLLGVDHDALGELALQAPAGADGLVLVPYFVGERTPNRPDATASLLGMTPGTTDRPHLARAAVEGMLCALADGLAAVEGTGVTVSRLLLIGGAARNEAVRTVAAQVFGRDVLIPEPGEYVASGAARQAAWVLTGTLPTWDAATTTVPADPHPEVLEQYRAATR
- a CDS encoding AraC family transcriptional regulator, with product MTDERARVQDDVRSADVDEARDFLVGAYDASEWRAETTAQPFTFRYSAVGDTTMTLRAIRFDGHLNGVMTPSDDFVVQWITRGTGFIGEGDDRLVSAPGRPQLWPQDGAAFTYQDYDQRLVQINRASLEEVAGERGAASGAVQLDHTVQPDDRAVTMWRNTVKLISHTVLDRQVSPLLQAEMGRLGALALLELYPVVSATLPDELLLPRNAHIRRAVEYVHEHAHLPITSTDLAEVASLSLRALQQAFQRQLGVSPNGYLRGVRLDRVRDELLHADPAATSIAEVARQWGFAHAGRFSAAYLDRHGEYPRDTMRRA
- a CDS encoding acetylxylan esterase; the encoded protein is MARTDLPLDELRRYRPAVRRPADFDAFWADTITAARAAGAGTAPVLAPADTPVTGLVVEDLTFPGFAGDPVRAWVSRPLAGRDTALPVVVEFLGYGGGRGRPGERVHWALAGYVHVVMDTRGQGSGWAGGDTPDPHGSGPHASGWMTSGIGSPADHYYRRVYTDAVRLVDAVRTLPGVDPARIALTGGSQGGGIAIAAAALVEAHVGPITAVLPDVAFLCDWEGGTDVAVGGPYLELATYLSVHRDAADTVWDTAAYFDGVNHAAGITAPALFSVALMDDVVPPRTTFAAFNALGSASREIEVYPYNGHEGGGFRQWERQVAFLRALG
- a CDS encoding TetR/AcrR family transcriptional regulator is translated as MTLLTLTPPAVETTAQRTASKAADDLFTAHGVIPVRFEDVAAHAGMSVDELTAAYPSKQALVVAVLRRWHGAWRRALDHIATTSADPRDEILGIFSYLEECFADEGWRGCAFINGHAELGRQDPEIAALAAEHFRDVESHLTLLCTRADMPAHIAETLSLLVEGARVESAVQGSAKPARSARLGAAMIMSVFEERTTF